AATTGCTTCTACTAAAGCATCTTGATGCCTTGGGGCGACGCTGTAAAGATCTAGCCCGACAGTAACGGCATTGGTGCTATCTATTTGAATCATCTTAGATTTTCTATATTAATGCTACACTAACTTGCCAGTTATAGTAAAGTCTTTTTATCGTCTTGTCTCACGCATTCTTGCTAAAGTTGTAACAATCTTGCTGGATTTACAGCAATTTTTTATAAGCTTGGGGAGTTATCCCTGTATATTTACGAAACATCTTTGTAAAGTGACTTTGGCTTTGAAATCCCACCTTCTCTGCAACAAGAACAATCGAGTTGTGTTCTTCTAGCAATTGTTTTGCTTTCTCAATTCGTTTGCTAATTACGTACTGGTGGGGTGTAATTCCTATAGATTGTTTAAATAAACGAGCAAAGTGATAGGGACTTATTTGAATGACAGCAGCTATCTCTACTAAGGTCAGATTTTGCTCCAAGTTGTCGTGAATGTAATCAATCACCTGTTTGATTTTTAATTTAGATAAACCACCAGCGCAATTGCGAACTTTATATTTCCGTACTGAGGAATGTTTTAAAAGATGCACTATTAATGCATTTGCCATTGATTCTGCATAGAGGCGATCGCTTAATCCCTCTAATTCTAATTCCGATTTGAGTGCTAAACCAATTTGTTGAATGAGTGGGTCGTGAAGTTTGAACTGTGGGATAATTTCAATATTTGCTGATTCATAAAAAGCAGATACGAAAAGCTTACTGTCAAGACGAAGTAACAGGAAGTCAGCATCACGATCCCAAGCTAATTTGCGATACAGATAAGGCGGCGTAATCATGATGTCACCTTGTATCAGACGTTCGCTAATACATTGTCCCTCTGCTGTTCGCTCTAGTTGAATTGGGTGTCCAAGATGAATGCTAATTAGATGCTGAGGAAGACAGCATTCAGACAATCCATTTGCAGGTTGATAATGATGTTCGACACGAATAAGGTCTAACGTAGTTGCTTGACTAGATAGAATGGGCGAATGCGGTACAATCTCTAGAAAACGTTTACTCTTGGTTGTGTTTTCTCGGCTCATTTTCCCTTTGCCATTCTCTTAATTTCTCACTTCATTCGCCTCATCCTTTTGGATAAAACAATCGCCCCTACTCAGGCAAAACAGGCATATGCACTAATTCCAACTTCAGCCCATCAGGATCGGCAAAGAAAACGGCGTAGTAACCAGGTGAATATTGATATTCTGCGGGAGGATCGAGGACTGTCGCGCCCATTTCTTGAACTAATTTGTATAAGTTATCTACTTGCTCCCGACTATCGGCATTAAATGCAAGATGGTGGAATCCAGGAGAGTAGCGATCGTGAAATTTGTTAGGCGAATCTGGATTAGCAACAGTAATTTCAATTGCTCCAGCATCCTGCAACCACCACATAATATAGATATCGTTGTTTTCTACCTGCTGGTAGCCCATAAAGCCTAGAATCGCATCGTAAAAAGGTTCGGATTGTTCTAAACTTTTGACTGTGAGGCAGAGGTGGTTCATCGTTCCTAGAGTCATACAAGCCTCTCGCATGTACTAGAACAAATGTATTGTATTACGATCGCCGCAGCACTTTGATGTACTTAACCATTTCTTCCTGATATCCCAAGCGATCGCGCCTCTCCTACCACAGCAACAGGATAAAGATAATGCTAGAGTGAGCGAATGGCTTTTTTCCCCGCTTGCTACACCATGACGAGCATCTCTGCGGCACAAACCCGAACCGAACAATATCGCCAGCAATTCCCCGCCCTGGCAAATAAATCTTACTTCAATTATGGGGGGCAAGGACCGATGCCCCAAGCAGCCATAGACGCAATTATTGCTGCCCACGAATACGTTCAACTTAACGGTCCCTTCTCCTCTCAAATTAACGCTTGGATTACTCAAGAAACCGAGAAAACCAGACAGGCAATTGCCACTGAACTAAACGCCCCACCCGAAACCATTACCCTCACCGAAGACGTAACCGTAGGCTGTAACATTGCCTTATGGGGGATTGACTGGCAAGCAAAAGACCATATCTTACTCTCAGACTGCGAACACCCAGGAGTCATCGCCACTACCCAAGAAATTACTCGAAGATTCGGTGTAGAAGTTTCTACCTGTCCCCTCATGGCGACGCTGAACCAAGGAGATCCAGCCGCAGTCATCGCCCAACACCTCACACCCCGCACCCGCCTAGTTGTCATCAGTCACATCCTCTGGAATACGGGTCAAGTCTTGCCAGTTGACAAAATTGTAGAAGTATGCAGACAGCATCAAGGCGATCGCCCCGTGCAAATTCTAGTCGATGCAGCGCAATCTGTCGGCTTGTTACCCTTAAATTTGACTCAACTAGGGGCAGATTTCTACGCCTTCACGGGTCATAAATGGATGTGCGGACCCGCCGGAGTTGGTGGTTTATACGTCCGTCCAGAAGCACTTCTTGGCACGGATAACTGCCCTCCCTTACAGCCTACCTTCATCGGCTGGCGGAGTATAGTTATGGATAGTAAGGGACAGCCCCAAGCATGGCAACCAGACGGTAGACGTTATGAAGTCGCCACATCAGCCTTTCCACAGTATGCCGGATTGAAAGCTGCGATCGCCACCCATCAGCAATGGGGAACCGCCGAGTCACGCTATCAACAAATTTGCCAACTCAGCCAATATCTCTGGCAACGTCTGAACCAATTATCAGATATTATTTGCCTGCGTCACGCCCCACCTCAAGCCGGACTCGTTTCCTTTCAACTCAAAAATCGATCTTCCCTTCATGCAAAACTCGTCCAATTTCTCGAATCAAATCGCTTGATGACACGCACCCTCGTCGATCCAAGCTGCGTCAGGGCTTGCGTCCACTACTTTACCCTCCCCTGCGAGATCGATCGCCTCATTGAAGAAATCGAGAGATTTTGCCAGCAAAGCTAAAATGTCACGCGAAGACGCTAAGCACACTTTGCGCCTTTGCGCCTACTCTGCGAGAAGCCACCCTTCGGGTGTCTATGCGTGACACTAATCTGTCTTTAACTTTTATGGAAACTAGACCTACCATATACATAGCCATCACCAACCACGGATTCGGACATGCTACCCGCACCGCCTCACTTGCAGCGAAGATCCAGCAGTTGTGTCCCGATATCTTACTCATCATGGTGACAACCGCACCCCGTTGGTTACTGGAATCATACATAGAAGGAGACTTTATCTATCGTCCTCGCGCCTTCGATTTAGGTGTAATCCAGTCAGATAGCTTAACGATGGACAAAGTCGCCACGTTAGAAAAGCTACAGCAAATCCGCAAACAAGAACGCTCGATAATTGCCTCAGAAGTTAACTTTATCCGTCAAAATCGCGTCAATCTGATCCTTGCCGATATCCCTCCTTTGGCAGTAGCGATCGCCCATGCCGCAGGTATTCCCTGTTATATGAGTAGTAACTTTGGATGGGATTTCATTTATCGCGACTGGGGAGGTGAATTTGTGGAATTTGCCGATTGGATGGGCAAGCATTACGCACAATGCGATCGCCTATTTCGGTTGCCTTTTCACGAACCGATGAGTGCTTTTCCCAATATTACCGATGTTGGCTTAACGGGTGGTTCACCACGTCACGCGATCGACACGCTACGATCTAATTGGGGTATCAGTACCCCACCAGAAAAAACTATCTTACTCACTTTTGGTGGTTTAGGTCTACAACAAATTCCGTTTGAAAACCTTCAACTTTTCCCCGATTGGCAGTTCCTTACTTTTGATGTTACAGCTCCAAACTTACCAAATTTAATCAAAATTACTGACCAAAAGTTACGTCCAGTTGATTTTATGCCCCTCTGTGGCAGAGTTATTTCTAAACCAGGTTACGGTACTTTTGCTGAAGCAGTTGGCGTGGGAATTCCTATAGTTACCCTGACTCGTGAAGACTTTGCCGAAGCTAAATTTTTAGTTGATGGAATTGCAAATTACTCTTACCATCAAATTCTCAACACAGAAGAATTCTTTCAAAGCCACTGGGAATTTCTCCACCAACCTCCACAACCGCCTCGACAATCTCAACCTATAGCAAAAGACGGCAACGAAGCGATCGCCCAAGCCGTGCTTGAAGCCGTAAGTCGTAAGTCGTAAATCGGAATTAACTGATAATTGATAACTGACAACTGACCATGCATCAACATATTCTCAGACTTTCTACCGCTGGTAAATCTTTTACTAACATCACTGCTAAAGTTGAAGCAATTGTTGCTCAATCTGGTGTAGAAACTGGACTATGCAATTTATTTTTACGCCATACTTCTGCAAGTTTAGTGATTCAAGAAAATGCCGATCCTGATGTACTGCAAGATTTAGCAAACTTCATGGCAAAACTCGTACCAGAATCAGCGAATTACATCCACAATGCTGAAGGTGCAGATGATATGCCCGCCCACATTCGTACAGCCCTAACTCACACTTCCGAACAAATTCCCATTTCTAGAGGACAATTATTATTAGGAACCTGGCAGGGAATTTACATTTGGGAACACCGTCAGCGCAGCCATATTAGAGAACTTGTCGTTCATATTTCTGAATAGCAGTTATCAGTGGCTAGTGACTCGTGACTAGACCAGAAATAAGAATCTAGCGACCAGCCACTAACCACTCACTACTCACTTCCCAGCTACCATCCAAAATGAAAATCTCAGATTTAATAAATTGGTTTGAAAATTGGGCAAATCCTGCTTGGCAAGAAAGTTGGGATAATTCTGGTTGGCAGATTGAACCAGGAGTATTAGAGCAACCTGCAAGGGTACTGGTATGCTTGACACCAACTCTAGCTGTGATGCAAGAGGCGATCGCACTACAAAAATCGGGGATTCCAGTCAATCTAATTTTTGCCCATCATCCACTAATTTTTAGTCCGCTGAAATCTTTGTGTAGTGGAAATGCGATCGCGGACATGACGCGCCTAGCTTTTCGTCACCATATCGGCGTTTATACAGCTCATACTAACTTTGACCAAGTAGCAGACGGTACTGCTGACGTACTAGCGCAGTTGTTACATCTCAAGCAAGTTGCGCCAATTGTACCGACGCAGCCAGAACTCGGTTACGGTCGCGTGGGAGAGATTAACCCTTCTTGTACTTTGCAAGAATTGTTACAACAAATTCAAACAGTACTGAACCCTCCCGATCTGATTTTCTCCCCGACAGTAGATTTACAAAAAACCATCGAGCGAGTAGCTGTTTTAGGTGGGTCTGGTGCTAGTTTTATTTCGGATGTGGTAAAAACAGGGGCGCAAGCTTATTTAACTTCCGATTGTAAGTTTCATCAATTTCAAGAAAGTCGCGATCGCGGTTTAATTCTGATTGATGCCGGACACTACGCTACCGAACGTCCAGCTTGCGATCGATTGGTGACAAAGCTTCAAACTGCCGGAGTGGAATGGGCGCAATTAAGTCAGCAAGACGAAGATTTTCGACTTTTCTACAAGCGCTAGCAGCTTCTCGACCCAAACACCTCCGCGATCTTACGTAAGTCACAGCCAATATCGTTATATATTTTTACATTTACTCGAAAATTTTGTAGCCCATTTTACAATTTATCTGAGATCTAGCAAGTAACCTAAAAAGTATAAAACAATACGTTTATCAAGACGGTAAGAGTTTAAGCAACTTCTGCAAGCAATTCTTACTAGTTTTCGTCAGCAGCATCTTACATACATACACTGTTTCTACTAACTTTGCCTTTTTTAGTTTAAGTATTTAATAGCAAGATTTGATTTTTTAAAATCAATTCACTGCATTGATTGTCAACAAATTATTACGAAATATCAAAATAATTTGTTAGACTATTTTGCGGAAGTTTGGTAAAAGCTGTTGTAGTAATTCGGCAGACTCAATCGGATAAATTCACGAGTTGCATAAATGCGATCGCTTGCATAGGTAAGCGAAGAATTTTGCTGTGGCATAGCAGTAGCTATTGCAAAACTAAACTATCAATTTAAATATTCGAGTAGGGGTAAGCTATATGTCAGTAGTCTTCAATCTCGATGCTAAGAAAAACGCTCGAATTCTATTACTATCTTTGCGAAAGATAAAGTTTCATGTTGCCCGCTGTTATTTATACGAGCTAGAAGATTTGATTTGTGAATTTGACTCAGCCGATATACTTACACCAGTTTTTAATCCCGACTTGTTCAAAGTTACTAATAGAATTGCTAATACTATGGCTCAAGCTGTTGGTAGTAGCAAGCTAATTAATCCATTATTCAAGCAATTTAATCTGGATAAAGAGTACGAACTATTTTTTATCATCTGCCAGTCTCCTCTAGACATTCTAGCGATAAATTCAATAAAAAACTGGCGAAACAAATGTCGTAGAGTAGTAGTTTGGCTCGATGAAATTTGGGCAAAAGATGTTGAAAAATGGAAAGCTCAGCTGAGTTTTTTGCAAGAAGTTGACTATATCTTCATGAATTTCAGCCAAAGTATCGAGGGAGTCTCTAAAATAATTCAGCGCCCTTGTGACTACATTCCATTTGGGATTGATGCAATTAAGTTCTGTCCTTATCCGCTCAACAGAGAGCGTAGCGTCGATCTTTATAGTGTTGGTCGCCGCTCGCAAGTCACGCATCAAACTTTATTGGATTTATCTGAAAGAGTTAATTTTTTTTATATCTATGAAACTATCAAAGATCTATACACAGCCGATCATAGATATCATCGAAGTTTATATAAAAATATTTTAAAAAAGAGTCGTTATTTTATTGCCAATCGAGCAAAGATTGACGATGCAAATGCAACTGGCGATCAACAAGAAGTAGGCGCACGCTTTTTTGAAGGTGCAGCAGCAGGAACAGTCATGCTAGGAGTTCCCCCTGAATGCGAATCCTTTACTCGAAATTTTGACTGGGAGGATGCAGTCATTCAAGTTGCTTACGATGCCCCTAATATAGTTGAAATTCTAGCCGAACTTGACTCCCAGCCCGATCGCTTGCAAAAAATCCGTACTAACAATGTTGTTAACTCACTCTTAAAACATGATTGGGTTTACCGTTGGGAAACAATTTTAGCTACAGTCGGACTGGATAGTACGCCAGCAATGATGGCTCGGAAAGCTCGTCTACAGAACTTAGTCGAGAGAATACTGACTCGGAAAAACAGCGATCGGCAGCTCATTACTCAGACCGGATTCACAAGCAAGACAGAACGCAGATGCCAGTTGTTTGAATCAGTTATCACTGACTAGTGACGAGTGGCTGGTGACAAGAATTGAGTTTAACCACTAGTCACCAGCCACTCACCAATGACAAATGACCAGTCAAATGGCGCAAAAGAGCGAGGAAGATTTATAGAAAACCCTGATTTTTCTCTATTCAAGCTGATGAGATGCTAAAGAATGAGTTAAAATTGATTAAAATAGATCGAGCTGATAAGGTCGAGTTTTCTCGAATTGACGCTTAGAGGGATGCCACTCAAGCCGAGGAGGCAGAGGGAAAGGCATGATTCGTTTAAGTAAACGTCTAGCGTAAAGGTGGTACAAAAATTTCCAAGTTGCTTAATGCATGTAGCGCGGTCGATAGCCACTGATATTGGTCGGAGTGCGAGGATAAGCGAAATGCTGCTAATGACAGATGAAGTTTCTAATAGGCTTCTTTAGTGTCCGCTAGACTCAGTAGTAGTTTCAATCAATAGCTGGCGGTCGAAATATAATATGAAACTGAAATACAAGCAAAAACTGAAACACAAACATATAATTGCCAAATTGGAGTAAAGTTAAGTAGCTCAAACTGGGTATTATATAGTAGGGTTTAGCCCAACAGTCCACAGGTATAACGACGTTGAGAAAGGTAGAAGCAATAAATGCTACACCGCAAGATTTATCAACTGTGTTGCGATGGGCGTGAAGTATGTATCTTCTTGCGGGATCAGCAACGCTGGATCGAGAAAGCCCGCATCATCGATATCGAAGGCGATTTAGTCACTCTCAGATATGAAACTGAAGAAGAAGACGAAATCTGCTCTTGGGAGGAGATGGTTCGCCTAGAAAGTATTGGTGCAGTGACTCAGAAGCTAGCTTCTGTACCGCGAGGCAATGCTGAACCCTTAGTTTCTGACGACTGCCCCGAAGCAGAGCGCATTCGCAATCGCTTTACTGATTCTAATCCTGAATAAGTTCTAATCAGTAAAGGCGTTATCTAAAACGCCTTTACTTGTTTTATTCGTCTTGGCGTTCGTAGGCAGGGCAGTAGCCATCCGGTGTAACCTTGAAGCCAAATAAGGGCGACTCTGGATTCCAACAGCGCTGCCCGCGCTGGAACTTGCAGGTAGCACAGCAGCTCAAATCCGTCCAGGCTAAGCGATCGCCATTTTGGTTCATCAACTCGCGGGGCGACAAGCCCCGCAAAACTAGGTCTTCACCTTGCCAGCGAGCTTCCACTAAGCCTGTATCGGCAAAATTGCGCCAGCGAGGATCGGCGGTAATGGCATCAGGCAAGGTAATAGTTACAACCGTACCTAATTCATTAAGTTCTCCTTCATAATTCGTTTCTGGAGCAGCTGGTTGAACGAAAACATCGCCGATGGGTAAATCGACAAGCGTGCCAACGGCTGGAGAATGTAAGTGGTAGCGGTTGCGTAATTCTTCCAGGCTAGCTAGGTCGGCTAGATAAGTTGGAGCGCCATGAACGAAAATAACGTGCTTCGGTCGCAGGTTGTGAATAAGTTGAGTCGTACCAGGACCATCGCTATGCTGTGCTAGCAGGTAGGTTTCTACCTCTACTAGGGGTGAGGAATGAGGAGTGAAGAGTGAGGGTTGAAACTCGTTAGGATGACCAGGATTTTCAGGGAGAAGAACTAACCAGGGTCCGGTGTTGGGTTGGCAGTATTGACTTAAATCAGTAACATTATCTGCGATCGCGATACAGGGCGATTGACCGACAATTCCTCGCTGTTCGAGTGGTAGGCGACGGACTCGCGGGCGTACCTTTTCATCCCAAAATAAAGATTGATGTTTGGCAAAGTTTTGTACTGCTGTGGGGAAATGTGGTAGTAATTCTAAATAGGCATCGCAGCCCTGAGCTACACTGCCATCAACCCAAATATCGAGGTTGCGTCCGGTAAAGTTGTGATGGCTGCGCAACAGCATCAGAATTTCCTGACCTAGACCTAGAGTCGATGTAGGCAAAAGGACAGAATACGAACTGGCGATCGCCCGATTAATTCTTTCAGCCAGTTGATTTTCTTGGTTGCGACGGTGCGGATGACGTGCCGTGCCGTAGGTTCCTTCGATAATTAATACATCTGGTTCTAAACCGCGTAACTCTTCTAAAGGTAACCCTTCCACCAGGCGAGAGTTAGATAAGAAAAAGTCCCCCGTGTAAAACACTGTATAAGTGCGCCGTCCAGTCGTGTAGGTAAGGAGAATGGCTGCTGCCCCTGGTAAGTGTCCGGCAGGATATAATTCAGCCGTCAATCCATCCTGAAATTCCACAGGCGATCGCCAAGGTAGCGCTTGACAAAATTGCGGGATCTTTCCATCCTCATCTAACCAATTCAGCGGTAGCAGACGAGTTGTTGCTTCGCTGGCATAAATTGGCAGTTGCGGAAAGGCACGATGCAGGGATAGTAAACCTTTAGCATGATCGGGATGAGCATGACTGCATAGAACTAGGTCTACTGGCAAGTTGGTAGCGACAAGTAAACCATGAGACTTAGGCTGTTCTAGTCCCGATTGTAAAACAGAAATGTCCGTCAATCCGCAATCGAGCAGAATGCGGTACGGTCCCATCTTGACCATCAAACAGACACCTTCATCCCCATGCTTCACACCATAGGGAAAGCATTCTAGTTCTGAATTTGCTTCCCCTACAGGCATAGAGGATGCTGACATGCGATCGCTCATCTTCCCCTCCACTCGAACCTAATGCCGCTGTTGGAGCGCAGCGATAAATATGAAACGATGAATTGTAGGATAATTAGGTCATGAATGAAGCGAGCAGCGAATAGAAGCGACAGGTTAGGGAAAGATCGGGGGGCAATTCAATTCATAATGCGCAATTAGACCCCACGCACTCACAACTAACAACTCTTCACTAATAACTGGTCACTGGTCACTGGTCACTGTTAATGGGCGGAGCCGTTACCGTGGTAGTTGTCTGAATCGTAAAATCCGTTTTTCGTGCCAAAAAATAGGCAACAAACAGTAAATACAACCGTTAATCCTACTAAGACAAGTTTGATATCCATTTCTTAATTATTCCTCTCTTTAATTTCGACAAGCACAACGATTTGAAGTCGAGAGACTTCTACCCTGGGGATATTAGCAGAGCGCGATCGGGCGATCGCTAACAGCCTTCATCCGTTCAATTGTAAATAAATAATTGCTGGTAAATTGACTCTCTTCCATCAGATTTTAGAACCTTCTACCCTAACCCGTCCATCTACTGAAGTTGCACCAGCATTACTTGGCTGCACTTTAGTTAGGCAATTGCCGTCTGGACAAATTCTCAGGGGAGCGATCGTCGAAACAGAAGCTTATGCCCCTGGAGATCCAGCTTTTCATGCCTATCGGCGTGTCACCCCGCGCAATCAAGTTGTATTTGGCATGGCAGGGAGAGCATACGTGTATCAAATCTATGGCATGTACCACTGCCTAAATGTCGTCACGGACTGCGAAGGAATTCCTAGTGCCGTACTCATTCGCGCTTTACAACTGGAGTGCTTGCCTAGTGGCTGGGAAATTGGTAGTAAAGGAAACTTGCACCGTCTAGCGGCTGGACCAGGTAAACTATGTCGTGTTTTGCAGATCGATCGCGGCTTAAACGGAACTATATTACAACCAGGACAACCGCTATGGCTCGAACAACGTCAGCAAGAATTTGCGATCGTCCAGACAACGCGGATCGGACTATCTCAAGGTGTAGATCTCCCTTGGCGGTGGTACGTGCAGGGTTGTCCGGCTGTTTCTAAAGTTTAACTATGACATGTAGCATTTGTAACAATTAGCGCGATCGCATTTGAGCAAAAACCCAAAAAGCTTGTATAATCCTCATCTAAACATCAAATCTCTACATAAAAGGAGATTGACAAATTTATGGCACGTAGTAACGGCGGCGGTTTTTGGGCAGATTTTCGCAAGTTTATCATGCGCGGCAACGTCATTGACTTGGCAGTTGCAGTTGTTATCGGTGGCGCATTTGGCAAGATCGTTACCTCTTTCGTAGAAGATATTATTACGCCCGTAATTCTCAATCCGGCATTGCAGGCTGCTAACGTTCAAGATTTACAAAATTTATCGGTCAACGGCATCAAATACGGTGTGTTTCTAGCAGCTGTTCTCAACTTTTTAGTCATTGCTCTTTGCCTTTTCTTAATCATCCGTGCCTTTGAAAAAGCCCAGCGCCGATTTTTCCGCAGTCCAGAAGCTGCTGAAGCTGCACCACCCGATCCCACTGTTATTGCCCAAGAGAGATTGACAGGAGCATTAGATCGCCTGACGACCACAATTGAGACTCGGAACCTGGGTTAATCCCGAGTTGAGCAAGATAAACATAGGTGCGATCGCACCCCTATCTCATAAGATCCAAAGCTTGTAAAATTGCAGTATTGCTTGGCTTTTAGCCAACCAGAAATGCCTGTTGGCTTTTAGTCCACACAAAACGTCAGTTGGCTTTTAGCCGACCAGAAATGTTTATAGAACAACCAATTGTTTTAACTCTTACTCATGACCGTTGCTGCAAATACTGCTACGGGACTAGGTTCCCGCTTGGTAAACACCGTGCTGGCAATTCAGCCTCTAGCTAACTTAGCTAAGCATCAAGCACGGCAAATGATGGTGAAACGAGCAGAGAAAATCGGCGTACCCTGGACCAAAACAGTCCGAGAATTACGCTCTCAAGAATGGGAAAGCCACTGGCAACAGGTATACAATCCTCAATTGCAATATCCCGAGTATTATTGCTGCTCTTTCCACGCTTACGAACAAGGCAATCTCAGTTGGGATGCAGCTTTTGAGGTAGAAGTCGCTGCGCGTGCCGTTCACGCAGGAATTTGGTCTAATGCAGGCGCGGCTGGCGATGCTCAACTTCGTCAGAGCTATCATGAAATCGTCAAAAGCCAACTTCCTCACAACCCACAAGCAATTCTTGATGTAGGCTGTAGCGTGGGTATGAGTACATTTGCTCTAAAAGCACTCTATCCCCAAGCAAAAATTACTGGTTTAGACTTATCACCCTATTTTCTTGCCGTTGCCCATCAGCGATCGCAGCAGCAAAACCAGAGCGAAATCGAATGGGTACACGCTGCCGCAGAAGCAACAGGACTACCAGAGGCAAATTACGATCTCGTTTCGATTTTTCTTGTCTGTCACGAATTGCCTCAGTCAGCCACGCGGCAGATATTGCAGGAGATGCAGCGGTTGTTGCGTC
This window of the Chroococcidiopsis thermalis PCC 7203 genome carries:
- a CDS encoding AraC family transcriptional regulator; its protein translation is MSRENTTKSKRFLEIVPHSPILSSQATTLDLIRVEHHYQPANGLSECCLPQHLISIHLGHPIQLERTAEGQCISERLIQGDIMITPPYLYRKLAWDRDADFLLLRLDSKLFVSAFYESANIEIIPQFKLHDPLIQQIGLALKSELELEGLSDRLYAESMANALIVHLLKHSSVRKYKVRNCAGGLSKLKIKQVIDYIHDNLEQNLTLVEIAAVIQISPYHFARLFKQSIGITPHQYVISKRIEKAKQLLEEHNSIVLVAEKVGFQSQSHFTKMFRKYTGITPQAYKKLL
- a CDS encoding VOC family protein is translated as MTLGTMNHLCLTVKSLEQSEPFYDAILGFMGYQQVENNDIYIMWWLQDAGAIEITVANPDSPNKFHDRYSPGFHHLAFNADSREQVDNLYKLVQEMGATVLDPPAEYQYSPGYYAVFFADPDGLKLELVHMPVLPE
- a CDS encoding aminotransferase class V-fold PLP-dependent enzyme, translated to MTSISAAQTRTEQYRQQFPALANKSYFNYGGQGPMPQAAIDAIIAAHEYVQLNGPFSSQINAWITQETEKTRQAIATELNAPPETITLTEDVTVGCNIALWGIDWQAKDHILLSDCEHPGVIATTQEITRRFGVEVSTCPLMATLNQGDPAAVIAQHLTPRTRLVVISHILWNTGQVLPVDKIVEVCRQHQGDRPVQILVDAAQSVGLLPLNLTQLGADFYAFTGHKWMCGPAGVGGLYVRPEALLGTDNCPPLQPTFIGWRSIVMDSKGQPQAWQPDGRRYEVATSAFPQYAGLKAAIATHQQWGTAESRYQQICQLSQYLWQRLNQLSDIICLRHAPPQAGLVSFQLKNRSSLHAKLVQFLESNRLMTRTLVDPSCVRACVHYFTLPCEIDRLIEEIERFCQQS
- a CDS encoding secondary thiamine-phosphate synthase enzyme YjbQ, translating into MHQHILRLSTAGKSFTNITAKVEAIVAQSGVETGLCNLFLRHTSASLVIQENADPDVLQDLANFMAKLVPESANYIHNAEGADDMPAHIRTALTHTSEQIPISRGQLLLGTWQGIYIWEHRQRSHIRELVVHISE
- a CDS encoding Nif3-like dinuclear metal center hexameric protein, which produces MKISDLINWFENWANPAWQESWDNSGWQIEPGVLEQPARVLVCLTPTLAVMQEAIALQKSGIPVNLIFAHHPLIFSPLKSLCSGNAIADMTRLAFRHHIGVYTAHTNFDQVADGTADVLAQLLHLKQVAPIVPTQPELGYGRVGEINPSCTLQELLQQIQTVLNPPDLIFSPTVDLQKTIERVAVLGGSGASFISDVVKTGAQAYLTSDCKFHQFQESRDRGLILIDAGHYATERPACDRLVTKLQTAGVEWAQLSQQDEDFRLFYKR
- a CDS encoding glycosyltransferase, giving the protein MSVVFNLDAKKNARILLLSLRKIKFHVARCYLYELEDLICEFDSADILTPVFNPDLFKVTNRIANTMAQAVGSSKLINPLFKQFNLDKEYELFFIICQSPLDILAINSIKNWRNKCRRVVVWLDEIWAKDVEKWKAQLSFLQEVDYIFMNFSQSIEGVSKIIQRPCDYIPFGIDAIKFCPYPLNRERSVDLYSVGRRSQVTHQTLLDLSERVNFFYIYETIKDLYTADHRYHRSLYKNILKKSRYFIANRAKIDDANATGDQQEVGARFFEGAAAGTVMLGVPPECESFTRNFDWEDAVIQVAYDAPNIVEILAELDSQPDRLQKIRTNNVVNSLLKHDWVYRWETILATVGLDSTPAMMARKARLQNLVERILTRKNSDRQLITQTGFTSKTERRCQLFESVITD
- a CDS encoding DUF6679 family protein, coding for MLHRKIYQLCCDGREVCIFLRDQQRWIEKARIIDIEGDLVTLRYETEEEDEICSWEEMVRLESIGAVTQKLASVPRGNAEPLVSDDCPEAERIRNRFTDSNPE
- a CDS encoding MBL fold metallo-hydrolase, translating into MSDRMSASSMPVGEANSELECFPYGVKHGDEGVCLMVKMGPYRILLDCGLTDISVLQSGLEQPKSHGLLVATNLPVDLVLCSHAHPDHAKGLLSLHRAFPQLPIYASEATTRLLPLNWLDEDGKIPQFCQALPWRSPVEFQDGLTAELYPAGHLPGAAAILLTYTTGRRTYTVFYTGDFFLSNSRLVEGLPLEELRGLEPDVLIIEGTYGTARHPHRRNQENQLAERINRAIASSYSVLLPTSTLGLGQEILMLLRSHHNFTGRNLDIWVDGSVAQGCDAYLELLPHFPTAVQNFAKHQSLFWDEKVRPRVRRLPLEQRGIVGQSPCIAIADNVTDLSQYCQPNTGPWLVLLPENPGHPNEFQPSLFTPHSSPLVEVETYLLAQHSDGPGTTQLIHNLRPKHVIFVHGAPTYLADLASLEELRNRYHLHSPAVGTLVDLPIGDVFVQPAAPETNYEGELNELGTVVTITLPDAITADPRWRNFADTGLVEARWQGEDLVLRGLSPRELMNQNGDRLAWTDLSCCATCKFQRGQRCWNPESPLFGFKVTPDGYCPAYERQDE
- a CDS encoding DNA-3-methyladenine glycosylase; its protein translation is MTLFHQILEPSTLTRPSTEVAPALLGCTLVRQLPSGQILRGAIVETEAYAPGDPAFHAYRRVTPRNQVVFGMAGRAYVYQIYGMYHCLNVVTDCEGIPSAVLIRALQLECLPSGWEIGSKGNLHRLAAGPGKLCRVLQIDRGLNGTILQPGQPLWLEQRQQEFAIVQTTRIGLSQGVDLPWRWYVQGCPAVSKV
- the mscL gene encoding large conductance mechanosensitive channel protein MscL; the encoded protein is MARSNGGGFWADFRKFIMRGNVIDLAVAVVIGGAFGKIVTSFVEDIITPVILNPALQAANVQDLQNLSVNGIKYGVFLAAVLNFLVIALCLFLIIRAFEKAQRRFFRSPEAAEAAPPDPTVIAQERLTGALDRLTTTIETRNLG